Below is a window of Ochotona princeps isolate mOchPri1 chromosome 19, mOchPri1.hap1, whole genome shotgun sequence DNA.
GATCGATTCCCAGAGTCTAGTTCTTCTGCTGGTCTTCATGCCTGTGATTTATGACAATATCATGTTTTTATCACTGTATCTTTATCACCTAAAAGTAGTTTAAATCAGCATATAATGAAAGCCTTCTACTTTTATTATTCCTGCTGAAAATTTTTTGGTCTATCATGCTTTTTACAGTCAAATGAACTATTAcgttattttttttctatgtatgtAAAAACATTGTGTTGGGTTTTATAGGGATTGCATCGAGTGTGTAGCTTTTCTGAGTGGAAGTTTTAACGGTATTCTTTCATTCTACAAACAATGGATGTCAtttccatttgtgtgtgtttattcatttatcaATGTTTGTACTCTTCAGTGTTGAAGCATTCTCCTCCCTGGTTAAgtctatttttaatgttttatcatGTTTGATGCTTTTAGAAAAGCAGCTGCTTTCTTGACATCCTTCTTGAATGCTTTGTTGTTCATGCAAAAAGCCagcatatttatgtattttaattttacatcTCACAGCTTTTCCgagtttatttttctctctgtgtgtgttgccTCCAAAGTCTGTAAGGAAATATCTTCTTCCATTTTGCTTTCACACTTCTTATTTGTCTACTTGCTCCGAGTGGATTCCCAGTATAAGATTGGGTAGAGTTGGTGAGAATCCTTCCATATTTtagagaaaattttcattttttcactgtGTGTATGATGTTAGCTGTGGGCTTTTGTGAAGTAGTCTTTATTTTGTGGGAGAAATAGTGAATCATCTATACCTAATTTGTTAGAAACTCTATTATAAGAAGGAGTCAGATTTTATgaatttttctgcatttattgagggtacaatatgatttttgttctttaatcTCTTTCTGTAACAATTCACGGTGATTGGTGTGTTTATGTTGAAACTTCCTCTCAAGCCCAGGGCTGAATCCCACTGCTGGCGTGTCTCATGCCTCTACCGTGTTAGCTGTGTGGTTTGTTAACGCTTGTTCAGGACTTTTGTATTAAAGTCTCTCAAGGGTATTGGCCTGAATTTTGTCTTATTGGGTTGCCTTCAACTGGTTTTGATATTCTGGGAGATGTTGGTGTCATTAAATCGAGTTTATAAATATCCCCTCATttctatattttgaaaatttttagagAATTGGTAATAATTGCTCCTTAAATGTTTATTGGAATTGATCCACGAGACCACCTGACCTTGGGGTTTTCTTTAGGGGAGTTTCATACTTTCTAATTCAGTCTCCTTATTTCTTGTTGGTCTGTTccagtttcttatttatttatttttttgttgagtCAGTTCAGGCAGGATGCACATTTCTAGAAACccattttattctgtttctccAGCTTGTTGGCACGTGAGTGTTCACACTGGCCCCTTATGATCCTTCACTCTGGCATCAGTTGTATCATTCACTTATGCACATtgtgtttttgttcttattttttccaAGAGAtaatttatggattttcttttcATATAATTTTAACAATCTGGTTTTTATACTGGTCTTGGATTCTCCGTTCACTTTTCCTTGGCAGATTCCAGACTTAGCAGCTGCTGCAGAGCAATCACTTAGCTTCTTCCTCTATGTGTAAGCATAAGTCTAGTTGTGTATAACAAACACATGAGCGTATATACTACTGCATTAATATTCATGTGTGCATATTTATATATCAATATCTATATAAAacaataagcacacacacacacctttctctGGAAAGTCCTGATTCGTACAGATATTCAAGCAAGAGAAACATGCCAAGAGTAACCTGTTTATTCTTTAATCAAAACAGTGAAATCTGTGAGTTGGTTTGATTGTGTAAACTGAGTAATAGCGCTGAGTTTTACTCCCAAAAATGAGCCCGGAGTGCCCCACCCTTTGCAGCACCTTTCGCTGATAACCACTGCAGAATGGTAAAATACAGGCTAAAAGGCAAACAGTCACCTTGCTGACACACAAGGTTAGTTGCACTACATGGAAGTAAACGCCAACAGAGTGCTGGGATTCGTCAAAATGAACTAACCAGGTATTATTTAATTCCTTTCTTTTGTGACCGTTGCTTTCCAGATCTACCAGGTTTGTCAGAAAATGGCCAATTCCACCCGGGTCACAGGGTTTCTGCTTGAGGTCTTTGCTGACGGGTGGGGGGTTCGATTCCTGCTCACGGTGCTGTTCCTACTCCTGTACACCGGCACCCTGCTGGGGAACCTGCTCATCGTCACCATCACCACCGTGGACCGCAGCCTCCACtcccccatgtacttcttcctcaggAACCTCTCCGTCCTGGACATGTGCTACATTTCTGCCACTGTCCCCAACGCCTGTGTCAACTCCCTCACTGACAACAGGGCCATCTCGGCAGCTGGGTGCGCAACGCAGATCTTCTTGGTCATCTACTGTGCCTACGTGGAGGTGCTGTTCCTCACCTCCATGGCCTGGGACCGCTACGTGGCCATCTGCCAGCCCCTGCACTATGCGGTGATCATGAGCCCACGCGTGTGTGTCCAGGCCACGCTGGCCGCCCTGCTCAGTGGCCTCATCTATGCAGGTGTGCACACAGGCTCCACATTTCGGCTGTCCTTCTGCCGGTCCCGCGTGGTCCGCCAGTTCTTCTGTGACATCCCATCCTTGCTCCAGCTCTCCTGCACAGACACCTTCAGTAACAGCCTCCTGGTTTTTGTCTCAGCCACTGGGGTGGTTGGCACCTGCTTCGCCCTCATCACCATGTCGTACGTGCGAGTATTTTCTACAGTGTTGAAGTTTCCAGCCCGAGAGCGAGGAAAGGCCTTCTCCACCTGTGTCCCGCACCTTCTCGTGGTGACTGTCTTCCTGAGTTCTGGTGCGTACGTGTACCTGAGGCCCTCAGGACACTCTGAAATGACTCGGGACATGATTCTGTCTGTCTTTTACACCATCGTGCCTCCGTTCTTGAACCCTATCATCTATAGTCTTAGAAACCAACAGATTAAGGCAGCCATAAGGAAAATAACATTGAGAAAGTTTTTAGGGCCTGGCccaacggctcagtggctaaatcctcgccttgcataaggacactggttctagtgcccagctgctccacttcccatccagctccctgcttgtgtcctgggaaagcagttgaggacggcccaaaaccttggaaccctgcactcgcatgggagacctggaggaagctcctggctcctggcttctgattggctcagctccagctgttgtggacccttggggagtgaactagcgggtggaagatctttctgtcttcccttctctctgtaaatctgcctttccaataaaaatatttaaaaaaaaagagatctttaaaacaaaaaagttttttgttggaaaatcacaAATATCAGTGTTAGATTTACTCTGAGATTCAAGCTTAGATACACATGGGGATGGGAGTTCAGTGGAGCAGTTCAGCTGCCGCCTGGAGGTCTGGGTCGCAGTGTCCAGGGTCAAGTCTGAGCTCTCCGCAGTCCCAGTCTCCTCCTAGCGAGTACCTGCGAGGTGACAGGTGATGGTCAGAATAACCACCTGTGTGGGCGACCTGGCTCgagtcctgagctcctggctgcgaCCTGGCTCAGTCTCAGCGTTCGGaggcattggagagtgaaccagcaaggggaagagctctgtctctgtaTGCCTCTCTGCCTGTACCTTACAAATCAATAAGGAAGTACTCTCCTGGTCTGGGTTCTGCATTCCACTGCCCACTCCTCAGTCACTCCACGGAGACCAGAGTGAGCCCTCATGGCCACGAATGCATTGCCACATCTCTCCAGGAATCAGAGCAGGAGTTTGCAGTATTTACACAATCAGTGATGGATATGAATCAATATGACTGTTCCAAATAACTTTAGAATAGGTATGCCTATGATTCATTAAATagtaataatttttataatttttcaaaagaaaacctAATAAATAAGGAGAAGTTTATTAGGCCTAATATCTGATTTATTCAGTGTATTATCAttataaataacatgctacacaGTTAGAGAAATTTCAGTGTTTGGAgcttagaaaaaacaaaagacatgATGATCCCAAGATGCGTTTTAAAACAAAAGTAGTATTGCAATCCgttataaaaattatttgcaccaaaatgaacttgatCATTTAATTGTCTTTTTCTCCTCGTGTGTCTCACATCCATGGTGAACATCTTGCTCCCAGGTGGACAGCTGAGAGCTGTCCCTGCACCGCCAGGAATAGTGAGCAATCCCTCTTGTCTCTGCTGTTCCCCATGGAGGCAGCAGACCCAGGAATTAGTAACAGGCACTAGATCAGCCCTACCTGGAGAAAATATAATTTCATGCATAGAAAACCATGAAGATTATGCCAAAGTGTTAAATTTAATAAACAAATTCAGTAATATTGTGGGTCAAAAAAATCAGTATACAAATATCACCAGTATTTTTACACATTAAAAAGATATTATTCCCCCCAAAGAAAGCAAATACTACCTTTATAATAACTTCAAAACTAAAATACTTAGAAATAAGTCTCAACAAGGATGAATGTGTAAACTAAAGACTAGAAGAACTCAAGCAACTCAGTGGCAAGCAAACAATGAATTCAGTCAGAGGGAACACGGATCTGACCGAGCAGGTCCCAAAGAGAGGGGTGCGAGCGTGAACAGACACATGGGAACAAAACTCAAGGAAATGCACATCAAAGCCACAGTCGTCCCACTCAGATCGACTATTCCCGAGTCCTCTGCGCCCGTGGCAAGTGCCTTGGGAAGCAGAGACCTCCGCGCCCATGAGGCGATGGACATCTTGAATGTCCAGACGTAATAAACCGATTAATCCCTGTGTCAAAACACCACGTTGTACAGTGCAAGTCCTTCTTGTCAGCTGCACGGAAGCTATAAAGGTACGTAAGTCAAGTTAAACCAGACACACAGTAATTCTACATTTTGGCTTATCGGAAAGCAAAGTGAGATATTGAAAAGATAACAGAGAATGTCTATCAATAAATCATGTGAAGTTTAATGATTAATGATTAGAACTGAAACTGTGGGCCTACTTCAGAGTGTGATCCATGGCAGATTCAGAATAAT
It encodes the following:
- the LOC101521716 gene encoding olfactory receptor 14C36-like, whose translation is MANSTRVTGFLLEVFADGWGVRFLLTVLFLLLYTGTLLGNLLIVTITTVDRSLHSPMYFFLRNLSVLDMCYISATVPNACVNSLTDNRAISAAGCATQIFLVIYCAYVEVLFLTSMAWDRYVAICQPLHYAVIMSPRVCVQATLAALLSGLIYAGVHTGSTFRLSFCRSRVVRQFFCDIPSLLQLSCTDTFSNSLLVFVSATGVVGTCFALITMSYVRVFSTVLKFPARERGKAFSTCVPHLLVVTVFLSSGAYVYLRPSGHSEMTRDMILSVFYTIVPPFLNPIIYSLRNQQIKAAIRKITLRNEYLRGDR